One Drosophila willistoni isolate 14030-0811.24 chromosome 2R unlocalized genomic scaffold, UCI_dwil_1.1 Seg167, whole genome shotgun sequence DNA segment encodes these proteins:
- the LOC6643812 gene encoding uncharacterized protein LOC6643812 encodes MSNKAYLVCFLVIASTCLISTAHGSRNSRRGYQRNPPTTEPPTTPPPPQTPKEFLDSKAGISTFGIILIIFTIIVLCLIFYYGIICYPLLCRDEKKYRFMDVSSTITAATSRSIQSIENYPVDQKHHHHHHHQLA; translated from the exons ATGTCGAATAAAGCATATCTAGTGTGTTTCCTGGTGATAG cTTCCACTTGTCTGATTTCGACAGCTCATGGATCGCGCAACTCACGTCGCGGTTATCAGCGTAATCCACCAACAACAGAGCCCCCCACCACTCCACCACCCCCGCAGACGCCGAAGGAGTTTTTGGATAGTAAGGCTGGTATATCCACATTTGgcattatattaattatctTCACGATAATTGTGCTCTGCTTGATATTCTATTATGGCATCATTTGCTATCCTCTGCTCTGTCGAGATGAGAAAAAGTATCGATTTATGGATGTATCCTCGACCATAACGGCGGCCACCTCGCGATCCATACAATCCATAGAGAATTATCCTGTCGACCAGaagcatcatcatcaccatcatcatcaacttGCCTGA
- the LOC6643813 gene encoding protein disulfide-isomerase A6 homolog — MKQLSSLLLLAFIAGAAQAAFYSPSDGVVELTPSNFDKLVTNDDSVWIVEFFAPWCGHCQSLVPEYIKLAKALKGVVKVGSVNADEHNSLGGQFNVRGFPTIKIFGANKRSPTDFNGQRTAKAIAEAALAEVKKKVQAALGGGGSSSNGGSSSSDDDVIELTEDNFDKLVLNSDDIWLVEFFAPWCGHCKNLAPEWAKAAKELKGKVKLGALDATAHQSKAAEYNVRGYPTIKFFAANSKRASDAQEYDGGRTASDIISWASDKHVANVPAPELIEIINESTFDTACEGKPLCVVSVLPHILDCDAKCRNKFLDTLRTLGEKYKQKQWGWGWTEGAQQLALEESLEVGGFGYPAMAVVNFKKMKFSVLKGSFSKDGINEFLRDISFGRGHTAPVRGAKKPAIVSVDPWDGKDGELPAEEDIDLSDIDLDDNGKDEL; from the exons atgaagcAGCTGT CAAGCCTATTGTTGTTGGCATTTATTGCGGGGGCTGCTCAAGCCGCCTTCTATTCCCCCTCCGATGGCGTTGTGGAATTGACGCCCTCAAATTTTGATAAACTAGTGACCAACGATGATTCTGTATGGATTGTGGAATTCTTTGCACCCTGGTGTGGTCATTGTCAGAGCTTGGTTCCTGAATATATCAAACTGGCCAAGGCATTGAAAGGTGTTGTCAAG GTGGGCTCTGTTAATGCAGATGAACATAATTCGCTTGGTGGCCAATTCAATGTACGTGGCTTTCCCACAATCAAAATATTCGGAGCCAATAAACGATCGCCCACGGATTTCAATGGCCAACGCACAGCTAAAGCTATTGCCGAAGCTGCTCTAGCTGAGGTGAAGAAGAAGGTGCAAGCAGCTTtaggcggcggcggcagcagcagcaatggTGGCAGCTCATCCAGTGATGATGATGTCATTGAACTGACTGAAGATAACTTTGACAAACTGGTATTGAACTCAGATGACATTTGGCTGGTCGAATTCTTTGCACCATGGTGCGGACACTGCAAGAATTTGGCTCCCGAATGGGCTAAGGCTGCCAAGGAGCTGAAGGGCAAGGTTAAGCTAGGTGCTCTCGATGCCACAGCCCATCAAAGCAAGGCCGCCGAGTATAATGTGCGTGGATATCCAACAATTAAGTTCTTTGCCGCCAATTCCAAACGGGCCAGCGATGCTCAAGAATACGATGGTGGTCGCACTGCCTCTGATATTATATCCTGGGCTAGTGATAAGCACGTAGCCAATGTCCCAGCCCCAGAGCTAATCGAGATCATTAATGAATCCACATTCGATACAGCCTGCGAGGGCAAACCATTGTGTGTAGTTTCTGTATTGCCGCATATCCTCGACTGTGATGCCAAGTGCCGCAACAAATTCCTGGACACTTTGCGTACTCTGGGCGAGAAGTATAAGCAGAAACAATGGGGCTGGGGCTGGACTGAGGGTGCTCAACAGCTGGCTCTTGAGGAATCATTGGAAGTGGGAGGATTCGGTTATCCTGCCATGGCTGTGGTTAACtttaagaaaatgaaattctcTGTCCTCAAGGGCTCCTTTTCCAAGGATGGCATCAATGAGTTCCTACGCGACATCTCCTTTGGACGTGGTCATACAGCCCCAGTACGTGGAGCCAAGAAGCCCGCCATTGTCAGTGTCGATCCCTGGGATGGCAAGGATGGTGAATTGCCCGCCGAGGAAGATATTGATTTGAGCGACATCGATCTAGATGATAATGGCAAGGATGAACTGTAA